A portion of the Aquicoccus sp. G2-2 genome contains these proteins:
- a CDS encoding NADPH:quinone oxidoreductase family protein: MKAIVCKEFGPLENLELAEVPEPEAGKGQVVIRVEAAGVNYPDGLLVQGLYQMKPDRPFTPGMEVAGVVETVGEGVSGFAVGDRVAGKGGLGGYAEKVVMPTAQCFPLPDGMDGADACALMVAYGTSHHALKQRAQLCAGETLVVFGASGATGIAAVQIGKIMGARVIGVASTGEKRALAKAAGADEVIGYDALRDDIKQLTGGKGADVVYDVVGGEAFNAASRFMARNGRLLVIGFASGDIPKLPVNLTLVKEYAVVGVFWGNFTMHEPEVYAANMNELVGWYADGKVKPLIEGRYPLAEAPAVLKRVLGRGATGKIVLVP, from the coding sequence ATGAAAGCGATTGTCTGCAAGGAATTCGGGCCGCTTGAGAATCTGGAATTGGCCGAGGTGCCGGAGCCGGAAGCGGGCAAGGGGCAGGTTGTGATCCGGGTGGAAGCCGCAGGGGTGAATTATCCTGACGGGCTTCTGGTTCAGGGGCTTTACCAGATGAAACCGGATCGGCCGTTTACGCCCGGCATGGAAGTGGCCGGGGTGGTGGAGACTGTGGGTGAAGGCGTCAGCGGCTTTGCGGTGGGCGACCGTGTGGCCGGGAAAGGCGGGCTGGGCGGATATGCCGAGAAGGTTGTCATGCCGACGGCGCAATGTTTTCCCCTGCCTGACGGGATGGACGGGGCCGATGCCTGTGCGTTGATGGTTGCTTATGGCACGTCGCATCACGCCCTGAAGCAACGCGCGCAGCTTTGCGCCGGAGAGACGCTGGTGGTGTTCGGCGCGTCCGGGGCCACCGGAATCGCCGCTGTGCAGATCGGCAAGATCATGGGTGCGCGGGTGATCGGCGTGGCCTCGACAGGCGAAAAGCGGGCGCTGGCCAAGGCGGCGGGGGCCGATGAGGTGATTGGTTATGACGCGCTGCGCGACGACATCAAGCAGCTGACCGGCGGCAAGGGCGCGGACGTGGTTTATGACGTGGTCGGCGGAGAGGCCTTCAACGCCGCCTCGCGTTTCATGGCGCGTAACGGGCGGCTTTTGGTGATCGGCTTTGCCAGCGGCGATATTCCGAAGCTGCCGGTCAACCTGACCTTGGTGAAGGAATATGCGGTTGTCGGCGTGTTCTGGGGCAATTTCACCATGCATGAGCCGGAGGTTTATGCGGCCAATATGAATGAGCTGGTCGGCTGGTATGCGGATGGCAAGGTCAAACCGCTGATCGAGGGGCGCTATCCGTTGGCGGAGGCACCTGCCGTTCTGAAGCGGGTGCTGGGGCGTGGTGCCACAGGGAAGATCGTGTTGGTGCCGTAA
- a CDS encoding class 1 fructose-bisphosphatase: MAEQSDIIATDRMPDALAPIIEVLCDVGRDVAAIIAKGPLAGQLGAGVGENTDGDQQKALDVLADDMFAAKLGAAGVRYYASEEQEEVVELNPAGGYALAIDPLDGSSNIDVNVSIGTIFSIFAAADEPKPSFLRRASEQLAGGYIIYGPATALVVTFGDGTLMFTLDAQTGSFVLSNERMHIPESAREYAINASNYRHWSKPVRAYIDDCLAGATGPHDRDYNMRWVGSLVAEAHRVLSRGGIFLYPDDARKGYENGRLRMIYECAPISFVVEQAGGKATDGSKRLLDQQADKLHARTPLVFGSAENVNRVAQYHDLGDDELSALIGKAWARGG, encoded by the coding sequence ATGGCGGAGCAGTCAGATATTATCGCAACCGACAGGATGCCGGACGCGCTTGCCCCGATTATCGAAGTGTTGTGCGATGTGGGCCGCGATGTGGCCGCGATTATCGCCAAGGGGCCGCTCGCCGGGCAGCTTGGGGCTGGGGTTGGCGAAAATACTGACGGCGATCAGCAAAAGGCGCTGGATGTATTGGCCGACGATATGTTTGCCGCGAAGCTGGGTGCTGCGGGCGTGCGTTACTATGCTTCCGAAGAACAGGAAGAGGTGGTCGAACTCAACCCGGCCGGTGGTTATGCGCTGGCCATTGACCCGTTGGATGGCTCATCAAATATCGACGTGAACGTTTCAATCGGGACGATTTTTTCAATCTTTGCCGCGGCGGATGAGCCGAAGCCGAGCTTCCTGCGCCGCGCGAGCGAGCAGCTTGCGGGGGGCTATATCATTTATGGCCCGGCAACCGCGCTGGTGGTGACGTTTGGCGATGGCACGCTGATGTTCACACTTGATGCCCAAACCGGCAGCTTCGTTTTGAGCAATGAACGGATGCACATCCCCGAAAGCGCGCGTGAATATGCCATTAACGCATCGAATTACCGTCATTGGAGCAAGCCGGTCCGCGCCTATATTGATGATTGTCTGGCCGGGGCGACCGGGCCGCATGATCGCGACTATAATATGCGCTGGGTTGGCTCTCTCGTCGCGGAGGCGCATCGCGTCCTGAGCCGAGGCGGAATTTTTCTTTACCCCGATGATGCGCGCAAAGGTTATGAAAATGGCCGCCTGCGGATGATTTATGAATGTGCGCCGATCTCGTTTGTGGTCGAGCAGGCGGGCGGCAAGGCCACAGATGGCAGCAAGCGGTTGCTGGATCAGCAGGCCGACAAGCTTCACGCCCGCACGCCGCTGGTGTTTGGCTCAGCCGAAAACGTGAACCGAGTCGCGCAGTATCACGATCTGGGCGATGATGAACTCTCGGCGCTTATCGGCAAAGCCTGGGCGCGTGGCGGCTAA
- the fba gene encoding class II fructose-bisphosphate aldolase (catalyzes the reversible aldol condensation of dihydroxyacetonephosphate and glyceraldehyde 3-phosphate in the Calvin cycle, glycolysis, and/or gluconeogenesis) has protein sequence MALITLRQLLDHAAEQGYGVPAFNINNMEQGLAIMRAAEKCAAPVIIQASRGARAYAGDIMLRHMIEALGEMFPGIPVCMHQDHGNNEQTCLSAIRHGFTSVMMDGSLEADMKTPASYEYNVDITQRVSRMAHWVGASVEGELGVLGSLETGEAAKEDGSGAEGKLSMEDLLTDPDQAKDFVAKTKVDALAIACGTSHGAYKFSRKPTGDILAIERIEQIHAKIPNVHLVMHGSSSVPQYLQDLINESGGDMPQTYGVPIEEIERGIKSGVRKVNIDTDNRMALTGQFRKVASDKPSEFDPRKFMIPAMAEMQKLCEDRFERFGTAGNAGKIKVIDQDEMAKRYADGSLEV, from the coding sequence ATGGCTCTTATAACCCTTCGACAGCTCCTCGACCACGCGGCCGAGCAAGGCTATGGCGTGCCGGCGTTCAACATCAACAACATGGAACAGGGGCTTGCGATCATGCGCGCGGCGGAGAAATGCGCCGCACCAGTGATCATTCAGGCAAGCCGTGGGGCGCGCGCCTATGCGGGGGATATCATGCTCAGGCACATGATTGAGGCGCTGGGCGAGATGTTTCCGGGTATTCCCGTCTGTATGCATCAGGACCACGGCAACAATGAGCAAACCTGCCTGAGCGCCATTCGCCATGGGTTTACCTCGGTGATGATGGATGGGTCATTGGAAGCCGATATGAAAACGCCTGCATCCTATGAGTATAACGTCGATATTACCCAGCGCGTCAGCCGGATGGCGCATTGGGTTGGGGCCAGTGTGGAGGGAGAGCTGGGCGTTCTTGGCTCGCTTGAAACCGGCGAGGCGGCGAAGGAAGACGGCTCAGGTGCGGAAGGCAAGCTTTCTATGGAAGACCTGCTGACCGATCCCGATCAGGCGAAGGATTTCGTGGCCAAAACCAAGGTGGACGCCCTGGCGATTGCTTGCGGCACGTCGCATGGCGCTTACAAGTTCAGCCGCAAGCCCACCGGCGATATTCTGGCGATTGAGCGGATCGAGCAGATTCATGCGAAAATCCCGAATGTGCATCTTGTCATGCACGGCTCCTCGAGTGTGCCGCAATATTTGCAAGACCTGATCAACGAATCCGGCGGCGACATGCCGCAAACCTATGGTGTGCCGATCGAAGAGATTGAGCGCGGCATCAAATCAGGGGTGCGCAAGGTCAATATCGACACCGACAACCGCATGGCGCTGACCGGGCAGTTCCGCAAGGTAGCGAGCGACAAGCCAAGCGAGTTTGATCCGCGCAAATTCATGATCCCGGCGATGGCCGAAATGCAGAAACTGTGTGAAGACCGGTTCGAGCGGTTTGGCACGGCGGGAAATGCCGGGAAGATCAAGGTGATAGATCAAGACGAGATGGCAAAACGCTATGCCGATGGGTCGCTTGAGGTGTGA
- the rpe gene encoding ribulose-phosphate 3-epimerase: protein MTFDRSIKIAPSILSADFANLGAEIRAVEAQGADWIHVDPMDGHFVPNLSLGPNVVQAIRPHVSTFMDVHLMIAPVDPYIEAFVKAGSDMITVHAEAGPHLHRSLQAVRAAGAKAGVALNMTTPLSHIEHILDDIDLILVMTINPGFGGQKFTRSMVEKVRQTRAMVNERPIHIEVDGGISPETAPLVAAAGADVLVAGSAVFNGGSVDKPDVYGANIRAIRAAAEGAGKSAA from the coding sequence ATGACATTTGACCGTTCCATCAAGATCGCACCGTCGATCCTTAGCGCCGATTTTGCCAATCTCGGTGCCGAGATTCGCGCCGTGGAAGCGCAAGGCGCCGATTGGATTCATGTGGATCCGATGGATGGGCATTTCGTGCCCAACCTCTCCCTTGGCCCGAATGTCGTGCAGGCAATCCGCCCGCATGTGAGCACGTTCATGGATGTGCATCTGATGATCGCGCCGGTTGATCCCTATATCGAGGCATTCGTCAAGGCCGGGTCGGATATGATTACGGTTCATGCTGAAGCCGGGCCGCATCTGCACCGCTCACTTCAGGCGGTGCGCGCGGCGGGTGCAAAGGCGGGTGTTGCGCTTAACATGACAACGCCGCTTTCGCATATCGAGCATATTCTCGATGACATCGACCTGATCCTTGTGATGACAATCAACCCCGGTTTCGGCGGTCAGAAATTCACCCGCTCGATGGTGGAAAAGGTGCGCCAAACCCGCGCGATGGTGAATGAGCGCCCAATTCACATCGAGGTGGATGGCGGCATCAGCCCCGAAACCGCCCCGCTTGTGGCGGCGGCAGGGGCGGATGTGCTTGTTGCAGGATCGGCGGTGTTCAACGGCGGATCGGTGGACAAGCCGGATGTTTACGGCGCGAATATCCGCGCGATCCGCGCAGCAGCCGAGGGCGCAGGCAAGAGCGCGGCGTGA
- the gph gene encoding phosphoglycolate phosphatase (PGP is an essential enzyme in the glycolate salvage pathway in higher organisms (photorespiration in plants). Phosphoglycolate results from the oxidase activity of RubisCO in the Calvin cycle when concentrations of carbon dioxide are low relative to oxygen. This enzyme is a member of the Haloacid Dehalogenase (HAD) superfamily of aspartate-nucleophile hydrolase enzymes (PF00702).), with translation MKAIVFDLDGTLIDSAPDICAAVNKLLDGEGLKPLSRAEVISFVGNGLPKLVERVMRKCGIAPARHADLTRVTLDFYSAASSDLTRCYPDVIDALTALAAEGYALGICTNKPEAPARAILDELGLARFFNVVVGGDTFDVKKPDAMPLWQAFEALGASARLFVGDSEVDAETARNAGVDFALFTEGYRKTPAEQFLQCAQFDDFTALPGIARDTFAADAG, from the coding sequence ATGAAGGCGATTGTGTTTGATCTTGATGGCACGCTGATCGACAGCGCGCCCGATATTTGTGCCGCCGTCAACAAGTTGCTGGACGGTGAAGGGTTGAAGCCACTCAGCCGGGCCGAGGTGATTTCGTTTGTCGGAAACGGGTTGCCGAAGCTTGTCGAGCGGGTAATGCGCAAATGCGGGATTGCCCCTGCACGCCATGCGGACCTGACGCGGGTGACATTGGATTTCTACAGCGCCGCCAGCAGTGATCTGACCCGGTGTTACCCGGATGTGATTGATGCGCTGACCGCATTGGCGGCAGAAGGGTATGCGTTGGGAATTTGCACCAACAAGCCAGAAGCCCCGGCGCGGGCGATCTTGGACGAGCTGGGACTGGCGCGGTTTTTCAACGTGGTGGTCGGCGGTGATACGTTTGACGTGAAAAAGCCGGATGCGATGCCGCTTTGGCAGGCGTTTGAGGCGCTGGGTGCCAGTGCGCGGCTTTTCGTGGGTGATAGCGAGGTTGACGCGGAAACGGCGCGGAATGCGGGGGTCGATTTTGCCTTGTTTACGGAAGGCTATCGCAAGACGCCAGCCGAGCAATTTCTGCAGTGCGCGCAGTTTGACGATTTCACCGCATTGCCGGGAATTGCGCGAGATACTTTTGCGGCTGATGCCGGATAG
- a CDS encoding acetylornithine deacetylase/succinyl-diaminopimelate desuccinylase family protein: MGFADKLMLEIEARRADLVELTQDLIRIPTLNPPGDYYRDICDFLDRRLVRHGFHTELIRAEGAIGDSDKHPRWNVVARKEGAHPGECVHFNSHIDVVEVGRGWTTDPFGGEVKDGKIYGRGACDMKGGLAASIVAAEAFIAVCPEFRGAIEISGTADEESGGFGGVAYLAEKGFFSPERVQHVIIPEPLNKDRICLGHRGVWWAEIETHGEIAHGSMPFLGDCAVRHMGAVMAEMETSLFPALARKRTEMPVVPEGAKQSTLNINSIHGGENEQDDDYTGLPSPCVPDSCRMVIDRRFLIEEDIDEVQEEIFGLLETVKAGRENFRYDVRELQRVLPTMTEKSAPVVQSVAKAVAAVMGREPQYVVSPGTYDQKHIDRIGRLKNCIAYGPGILDLAHKPDEYVGIDDMVESAQVMGRSLLDLLGPEDRA; encoded by the coding sequence ATGGGGTTCGCGGATAAACTGATGCTTGAGATCGAGGCACGCCGCGCCGATCTTGTGGAACTTACCCAAGACCTGATCCGCATTCCGACACTGAACCCGCCGGGGGACTATTACCGCGACATTTGCGATTTCCTTGACCGGCGGCTTGTGCGGCACGGGTTTCACACCGAGTTGATCCGTGCGGAAGGCGCAATTGGTGACAGCGACAAGCATCCACGCTGGAACGTGGTGGCCCGCAAGGAAGGGGCACACCCCGGTGAATGCGTGCATTTCAACAGTCATATCGACGTTGTGGAAGTTGGCCGTGGCTGGACCACCGATCCGTTTGGCGGTGAGGTGAAGGATGGCAAGATTTACGGCCGGGGTGCCTGTGACATGAAGGGCGGGTTGGCGGCGTCTATCGTAGCGGCGGAGGCCTTCATCGCGGTGTGCCCGGAGTTTCGCGGTGCGATCGAGATAAGCGGCACGGCGGACGAGGAATCGGGCGGGTTCGGCGGGGTCGCCTATCTTGCCGAAAAAGGGTTTTTCAGCCCGGAGCGGGTGCAGCATGTGATTATTCCGGAGCCGCTTAACAAGGACCGTATTTGCCTTGGGCATCGCGGGGTGTGGTGGGCCGAGATTGAGACCCATGGTGAGATTGCGCATGGCTCAATGCCATTCTTGGGCGATTGCGCGGTGCGGCATATGGGGGCGGTGATGGCGGAGATGGAGACCAGCCTGTTCCCGGCGCTGGCGCGAAAGCGCACCGAAATGCCGGTGGTGCCGGAGGGGGCGAAGCAATCGACGCTCAACATCAACTCGATTCATGGGGGAGAGAATGAGCAGGACGACGATTACACCGGCCTGCCCAGCCCATGCGTGCCCGATAGCTGCCGCATGGTGATCGACCGGCGGTTTCTGATCGAAGAAGACATTGATGAGGTGCAGGAAGAGATTTTCGGCCTGCTGGAGACAGTGAAAGCCGGGCGCGAGAATTTCCGCTATGACGTGCGTGAATTGCAGCGGGTCCTGCCCACGATGACCGAGAAAAGCGCGCCGGTGGTGCAATCGGTGGCAAAAGCGGTGGCCGCGGTGATGGGCCGGGAGCCGCAATATGTGGTTAGCCCCGGCACCTATGACCAGAAGCATATCGACAGGATCGGACGGTTGAAGAATTGCATCGCCTATGGGCCGGGGATACTCGATCTGGCGCATAAGCCGGATGAGTATGTCGGCATTGATGACATGGTGGAAAGCGCGCAGGTGATGGGGCGCAGCTTGCTTGATTTGCTGGGGCCGGAAGACCGGGCTTAA
- a CDS encoding cation diffusion facilitator family transporter, translated as MSRTMKLAIGSLVAGFAVLGLKAIAAWVSGSVALTADALESTVNVATAFAALIAIRVAAIPADTNHPYGHHKAEFFSAVLEGVMIVIAAFLILRHAYFGILAPEPIVRPGLGLVLNLGATVVNGWWAWVLVGNGRREKSPALVADGTHLFTDVLTSFGVATGLLLALLTGWWVLDPLMAIVVALNILWSGGKLIRESLSGLMDEAVPPATLNTVREAIAAEAGGAVEAHDLRTRHAGPVTFIDFHLVVPGEMSVFDAHEICDRIERALEAALGDAKITIHVEPEHKSKHALTDAEVIVPE; from the coding sequence ATGTCACGCACCATGAAACTTGCCATCGGAAGCCTTGTCGCGGGCTTTGCCGTGCTCGGGTTGAAGGCGATTGCAGCCTGGGTTTCGGGGTCTGTTGCGCTGACGGCGGATGCGCTTGAAAGCACGGTGAATGTGGCGACCGCCTTTGCCGCGCTGATTGCGATCCGCGTCGCGGCCATTCCGGCGGATACGAACCACCCTTACGGCCATCACAAGGCCGAGTTTTTCAGCGCGGTGCTGGAAGGGGTGATGATCGTGATTGCCGCGTTTTTGATCCTTCGCCATGCCTATTTCGGGATTCTTGCGCCGGAGCCAATCGTCAGACCGGGACTGGGGCTGGTGCTTAACCTCGGGGCGACGGTGGTGAATGGGTGGTGGGCATGGGTATTGGTCGGCAACGGGCGGCGGGAAAAATCGCCCGCCTTGGTCGCGGACGGGACGCATTTGTTTACCGACGTGTTGACATCATTCGGCGTTGCCACCGGGTTGTTGCTGGCCTTGCTGACCGGGTGGTGGGTGCTTGATCCGCTGATGGCGATTGTGGTTGCGCTGAATATCCTGTGGTCCGGCGGGAAGCTGATCCGGGAATCGCTGAGCGGGTTGATGGATGAGGCGGTGCCGCCCGCGACGCTGAACACGGTGCGCGAGGCCATCGCGGCAGAGGCGGGCGGCGCGGTGGAGGCGCATGATCTGCGCACGCGGCACGCCGGGCCGGTTACATTCATCGACTTTCATCTTGTCGTGCCGGGGGAGATGAGCGTTTTCGACGCGCATGAGATTTGTGACCGGATCGAGCGCGCGCTGGAGGCGGCCTTGGGGGATGCGAAAATTACCATCCATGTGGAGCCGGAGCATAAATCAAAGCACGCGCTGACCGATGCAGAGGTGATCGTGCCGGAGTGA
- a CDS encoding ABC transporter substrate-binding protein yields the protein MSFLKLGTLSAFAIMMAGAAVAKSDITVAMQLEPPHLDPTSAAAGAIDSVLYSNVFEGLTRFASDGSIMPGLARTWDISDDGLTYTFHLAPNVKFHDGTTMDANDVKFSLDRARASDSANAQKALFSSIKDVEVVDPQTVKVTLSEQNGSFLFNMAWGDAVIVAPESIDDIKQHPIGTGAFKFTDWVQGDHIDLDKNPDYWGTPAKLDHVTFKFISDPTAAFASMMAEDVDVFTAFPAPENLPQFEADPRFQVIIGNTEGETILAMNNKQPPFDKKLVREAVAHAIDRQAIIDGAMFGLGTPIGTHFAPHNPDYIDLTGLSKYDPELSKKLLKEAGLPDGFTTTLKLPPPSYARRGGEIIAAQLRAVGIKTEITNLEWAQWLEQVFRGHDFGLTIVSHTEPFDIGIYARPDYYFQYDNPKFQELMKTLNRTTDEKERTKLLHNAQTIISEDYVNAYLFELGIATVAKAGVRGLWKDAPTQATDLTAVYWAE from the coding sequence ATGTCGTTTCTAAAGCTTGGCACGCTCAGTGCTTTTGCGATCATGATGGCCGGTGCGGCGGTGGCCAAATCGGATATTACCGTGGCGATGCAGCTTGAACCGCCGCATCTGGACCCGACAAGCGCGGCGGCGGGGGCCATCGACAGTGTGCTTTATTCCAACGTATTCGAAGGGCTGACGCGGTTTGCCTCGGACGGGTCGATCATGCCCGGTCTGGCGCGGACATGGGATATTTCCGATGACGGGCTGACCTATACTTTTCATCTGGCGCCGAACGTGAAGTTTCATGACGGCACGACGATGGATGCGAACGATGTAAAATTCAGCCTTGATCGCGCGCGCGCATCGGATAGTGCCAACGCGCAGAAGGCACTGTTTTCGTCGATCAAGGATGTGGAGGTTGTCGATCCGCAGACCGTCAAGGTAACGCTGAGCGAACAGAACGGCAGTTTTCTGTTCAACATGGCGTGGGGCGATGCGGTAATCGTGGCGCCCGAAAGCATCGACGATATCAAGCAGCATCCGATTGGCACTGGTGCGTTCAAGTTCACCGACTGGGTGCAGGGCGATCATATCGATCTCGACAAGAACCCCGATTACTGGGGCACGCCGGCCAAGCTTGACCATGTGACGTTCAAGTTCATTTCTGACCCGACAGCGGCATTTGCGTCGATGATGGCCGAGGATGTGGACGTGTTCACCGCCTTCCCCGCGCCGGAAAACCTGCCGCAGTTTGAGGCCGATCCACGGTTTCAGGTGATCATCGGCAATACCGAAGGCGAAACCATTCTGGCGATGAACAACAAGCAACCACCGTTCGACAAGAAGCTTGTGCGCGAAGCGGTGGCCCATGCGATTGACCGGCAGGCGATTATTGATGGCGCGATGTTCGGCCTTGGCACGCCGATTGGCACGCATTTCGCACCGCATAACCCGGATTACATCGACCTGACCGGGCTGTCGAAATATGACCCTGAGCTTTCGAAGAAACTTCTGAAGGAAGCGGGTTTGCCGGATGGGTTCACGACTACGCTGAAATTGCCGCCGCCGTCATATGCGCGCCGTGGCGGAGAGATCATTGCCGCGCAGCTTCGTGCGGTTGGGATCAAGACGGAGATTACCAATCTGGAGTGGGCGCAGTGGCTTGAGCAGGTGTTTCGCGGCCATGATTTCGGCCTAACCATCGTCAGCCATACCGAGCCGTTTGATATCGGCATCTATGCCCGGCCGGATTACTACTTCCAGTATGACAATCCGAAGTTTCAGGAGTTGATGAAGACCCTGAACCGAACGACCGACGAGAAGGAGCGCACCAAGCTTCTGCATAATGCGCAGACGATCATCTCGGAGGATTACGTTAACGCCTATCTGTTCGAGCTGGGCATTGCGACCGTCGCCAAGGCGGGTGTGCGTGGACTTTGGAAAGATGCGCCGACCCAGGCGACTGACCTGACCGCTGTTTACTGGGCAGAATGA
- a CDS encoding ABC transporter permease has translation MLRYVLKRLVSLVIALFVASIVIFVMVEVVPGDPASYMLGMNAQPDTLNALRDELGLNGSMWQRYLSWAGGMLHGDFGTSYTYRTPVAEMIGDRLWVSLPLALYALALSTLIAFPAGIWAASKRGKPADLGVMAVTQLGVAIPNFWFAMLMVLVFAINLHWFSAGGFAGWDKFFPAMKSLTLPAIALALPQASILARVMRSSLLDTLSEDFVRTARAKGLSKRQALWRHALRNAMIPVLTIIGLQFSFLMAGAIIIENVFYLPGLGRLVFQAISARDLIVVESVVMLLVFAVVMVNFAVDIAYAIVDPRLRVGA, from the coding sequence ATGCTGAGATATGTGCTGAAGCGTCTTGTTTCGCTGGTAATTGCGTTGTTTGTGGCAAGCATCGTGATTTTCGTGATGGTCGAAGTCGTGCCCGGTGATCCGGCATCCTACATGCTGGGCATGAACGCGCAGCCGGACACGCTCAACGCGTTGCGTGATGAGCTTGGGTTGAACGGGTCGATGTGGCAACGCTACCTCAGCTGGGCGGGCGGGATGCTGCATGGCGATTTTGGCACCTCTTATACGTATCGCACGCCGGTCGCGGAGATGATCGGAGACCGGCTTTGGGTCAGCTTGCCGCTCGCGCTTTATGCGTTGGCGCTTTCGACGTTGATTGCTTTTCCCGCCGGGATATGGGCCGCGTCAAAACGCGGCAAGCCCGCCGATCTGGGTGTGATGGCGGTTACGCAGCTTGGTGTTGCGATCCCGAATTTCTGGTTCGCCATGCTGATGGTGCTGGTGTTCGCCATCAACTTGCATTGGTTCAGCGCAGGCGGATTTGCCGGGTGGGACAAGTTTTTCCCAGCGATGAAGAGCCTGACCTTACCGGCGATTGCGTTGGCGCTGCCGCAGGCCTCGATCCTTGCGCGGGTGATGCGTTCGTCGCTGCTGGATACGCTGAGCGAGGATTTCGTGCGCACGGCGCGCGCCAAGGGGCTTTCCAAGCGGCAGGCGCTTTGGCGCCATGCGCTGCGTAACGCGATGATCCCGGTGCTGACAATCATCGGTTTGCAATTCTCGTTCCTGATGGCAGGGGCGATCATCATCGAGAACGTGTTTTATTTGCCGGGGCTTGGGCGGTTGGTGTTTCAGGCGATTTCGGCACGTGACCTTATCGTGGTGGAGTCGGTGGTGATGCTGTTGGTGTTTGCTGTGGTGATGGTCAATTTCGCGGTGGATATTGCTTATGCCATTGTCGATCCACGGCTGAGGGTTGGTGCATGA
- a CDS encoding ABC transporter permease translates to MSGVLQSRSLLLGGALTLVFVLAALISFVWVPYDILLLDIPNMMKSPSAAHWLGTDNLGRDILSMIMVGARTSIAVALVAVGIGMGLGVPLGLAAAARQGSFLDELIMRANDLVFAFPSLLIAIMITAVFGASAVNAIIAIGIFNIPVFARLVRGAALSLWTRDYVLAARVAGKGAGRISFEHILPNLTNLLIVQGTIQFSLGILAEAGLSYVGLGAQPPIPSWGKMLADSQTMISLAPHLAIFPGLAILLTVLGLNLMGDGLRDLLDPKLRRTRG, encoded by the coding sequence ATGAGTGGGGTGTTGCAGTCGCGCAGCTTGCTTCTTGGCGGGGCGCTGACGCTGGTTTTCGTATTGGCGGCGCTGATCAGCTTTGTCTGGGTGCCGTATGATATCTTGTTGCTTGATATTCCCAACATGATGAAGTCGCCAAGTGCGGCGCATTGGTTGGGGACAGACAATTTGGGCCGCGACATATTGAGCATGATCATGGTCGGCGCGCGCACCTCGATTGCTGTCGCTTTGGTGGCGGTCGGCATCGGAATGGGGCTTGGCGTGCCGCTGGGGCTTGCGGCGGCGGCACGGCAGGGGTCGTTTCTGGATGAGCTGATCATGCGGGCGAACGATCTGGTATTCGCCTTCCCGAGCCTGTTGATCGCAATCATGATCACGGCGGTTTTTGGTGCCTCGGCGGTAAATGCAATCATCGCTATCGGGATATTCAATATCCCCGTTTTTGCCCGGCTGGTACGTGGTGCGGCGCTGAGTCTGTGGACACGCGATTATGTGTTGGCGGCGCGGGTGGCGGGCAAGGGCGCGGGGCGCATTTCATTTGAACATATTCTGCCCAATCTGACGAACCTGCTGATTGTGCAGGGAACGATTCAGTTTTCATTGGGCATTCTGGCCGAGGCCGGGCTTTCCTATGTCGGGCTTGGCGCGCAACCGCCGATACCAAGCTGGGGCAAGATGCTGGCCGACAGTCAGACGATGATTTCGCTGGCACCGCATCTGGCGATCTTTCCGGGGCTTGCAATTTTGCTGACTGTTCTGGGCCTGAACCTGATGGGGGACGGGCTGCGTGATTTGCTTGACCCGAAGCTGCGGAGGACGCGGGGATGA